ACACCTTGATCCAATCCTGTCTTTTAGAAGAACGATCTGGTGCAGCATTGTACAATTATGATGGCCCCCAAGGTGCCGCTTACACACTCAAATGGACCTTTTATAATGATCTTGGCCTTGTATTTGTCGCTGTGTATCAGCGAATCCTTCATCTATTGTATGTGGACGAACTGCTTGCAATGGTGAAGCATGAGTTTTCAGAGATTTATGATCCAAAACGGACGGCTTACAGTGACTTTGACGAAACTTTTAGGCAACTGAGAAAGGAGGCTGAGGCTCGGGCTGAGGAATTGAAGAAATCAAAGCAGATGAGCAAGCCTATAAGTAATAGTAAGAAGCAAGGACAGGTGCAAAAGAGTGGTTTCAAAGGAGGAAGTAAGAAAAAGAGTGAAGGTGCTTTGGTCAATGATGGTGGGGATGGTGATAGAAGGAAAGGTAGTAAACTGGCGAATGGCCACTCCAATGGCCATCATGTTGATATTGTAGAATCTAAGGTAAATGGTGCAGATAACGGTATAGAAAATATGAGCTCCGATGCTGGGGCGTTTGATGTAAATAAGCTTCTGAAGCTTAGAGCTAAAGGTGGGAAGAAAACAGATACTGTTGTTAGCAAGGGCTCCAAGatagagccaaaaaaaaagataacaaagaAGAATAGAGTTTGGAATGATTCACCCCCTCCAGAGAAATTGGATTTTACGGATTCTGTGGGTGAGAATGGGAATCATATAGATGTTGTTGCAGCTGATCATGGTGAAAGTATGATGGACAAGGAGGAGATCTTCAGTAGTGAAAGCgaggatgaagaagatgaggaagtggagAAAGACAGCAAGCCTGAAACTAAGAAGAAGGGGTGGTTTTCATCAATGTTCCAAAGGTAAGTTTAATTGATATCAGTCctaggtttttgttttattcattAATGACAATTTAGTTTATGTGTAATTTGCTTTTTTAAACTTCTGCTCACTATTTTGGTTCTTAGTTTCCTTGCCATATTTAAATGAAGGATGCtgcttggttttttattttttattgcaatttaAACAGTTGAACAATATTTTAGATGACGCAAACTTGTGTTATCAATGGTCCACCTGTGTTGCACCGGTTAACATTTTTATGTTGAAATCTACTTATTTTTTGATTTGTCCATATgatgatatatttttctttgaattattGAAGGAGTTCATCTATTGTTTCTActtatttattcactttttcaaatattgGAGTTTACAAGAGTTCTTCCTTGAAGTTGAACTTATCGATGGATAAATTTTCCAATCTATTGTTGTATTCTATGATAACCTAAGGATCAACTGAACTTCAGGTCTTCAGCATATAAATGGCTTTATTATTGCAAATATTCCAACCTGCTGGGTGTGTGCATAGCTTACCGATCAAAACAATTATTGCAACTATAGTGTTGCCATTTCCACTGCTTTGAAATCTTTATTAAGATCATCAGATACTTTTGTAATCATTTATTCACTTTCCTACGCTCAGTATTGCGGGCAAAGCGAATTTGGAGAAGTCAGACCTGGAACCAGTGTTGAAAGCTCTCAAGGATAGGCTCATGACCAAGAATGTGGTATGTTTCTCCTGCTGCTGCAGTGATGTGCTTATGTTTTATCTCTTTTATTGGTACTTCTCAAACACCCTGAACCTGCTAATGGGAGTCCCATGCTGTTACAATGATAGGCTGAGGAGATAGCTGAGAAGCTCTGTGAATCAGTGGCAGCAAGTCTTGAGGGGAAAAAGTTGGCTTCATTCACAAGGGTAACTTCAACAGTGCAGGTTTGTGAATCATCACTTTTTCCCTCCAATATTTAATCTAAACTAATTATTTCTcattatttcacttttttataagaataagGCCATGGAATGAAACAATGACTGCAGGCAGCAATGGAAGAAGCTCTTGTTCGTATTCTAACTCCTCGCCGGTCAATTGACATACTGAGGGATGTGCATGCTGCCAAGGAACAAGGGAAGCCgtatgttgttgtttttgttggtgtGAATGGAGTTGGGAAATCTACCAATCTAGCCAAGGTAAGCCACGTTTTTTCCCCCATTTAAATgaagtttggaattttattaaTCTAGTAAAGGTTAGGCTTAACCCCTAGTTCTTTATAGTAGAGGATGCACGTGTGTGTGGGCGTCATGTATTCGACTCAAGTATTTATATATAGGTCCTGTGGACACACGGATTAAATTGTATGGATTTTGATGAGATGGTTTCTTTCAAACATCACTTTTCCAGGTTGCCTACTGGCTTCTGCAGCATAATGTCAGTGTCATGATGGCTGCTTGTGACACATTCCGATCAGGAGCTGTTGAGCAGTTGCGGACTCATGCACGAAGACTCCAGGTATAACATTCAATCTGGCTTATGGTTACCATAGTCTCTGTCTTATTTACTTTGAGATGATTAATGTTCActcaataaaatgcattataAATTGGATGGTGGAAACTGACTTGTTATATTTTCCTCTTGGAAGATCCCTATATTTGAGAAGGGCTATGAGAAAGATCCTGCTGTTGTAGCAAGGGAAGCAATCCAGGAGGCAACGCGAAATGGTTCTGATGTGGTTCTTGTTGATACTGCTGGTCGAATGCAGGTATCATGCTTAGCTGGTATTATATCATAAAGTTTTGCTAGTGTATATGCTACATGTGTTATTCTAATTACGTGATAAGTAAGGTTTTAAGGTTTCTTACCTGTTTGATCTTTTGCCTTTGTGTTTGTCTGATACATTTTCGATGCTTTTCAGGATAATGAACCATTAATGAGAGCGCTCTCAAAGCTTATTAACCTTAACAATCCTGATCTGGTCTTGTTTGTTGGAGAGGCCCTGGTTGGAAATGATGCTGTTGATCAACTTTCAAAGTTCAATCAGGTTTGATTTTTATACCGGGATTGTCATCAATTGTTGTCTGGCTTGTGTTCTGTTTTATCATTGTATATCAGAAGTGAGTTATTTGAGCTACACTTGTGCTTGCAGAAATTAGCCGACCTTTCAGCTACACCTAGTTCCAGATTGATAGATGGGATCTTACTCACTAAGTTTGATACCATTGATGATAAGGTAGACACTCATCAAACTTCTCGGAGTTCTaaaattctttgtttgattattttatcCAGTCCACTAGTTACATCTGGTGTATAAATTGTTCATGGTGCAGGTGGGAGCTGCACTTTCAATGGTCTACATTTCTGGGGCACCGGTCATGTTTGTTGGCTGTGGACAGTCGTATACAGACCTTAAGAAACTCAATGTCAAATCAATTGTCAGGACCCTCCTTAAATGAGAATGTGTGCTGGTTTCATCCTTCATTGCTGTGCTGTTTGTCTGACAGTTATGGACATGTATGTTGCTGCTGAATCTGTGTGTAATCCCTTATGACCCCATGAACTTGTTGGAGGTGAATCAGTCGCTTGTGGCTGCAATTTATGTTGTAGTTATTTGATTTGGTCCATTGTGAGCCTCCTTTGTGTGTATGTGCGCACACACGTGTCTGTCTATTTGTCTCGACGGGTGCACATTTTGGTCAAGGTagtaagtaaaattttttttattaaggttttGTGCTACATCTAAATATAAATGTTGGGATGTTCACTCTTGTTGACTTTTCAaaaaacagctttttaaactaacctttttcttttctaaaattcagcttttccactttttcaaaaagttaaaaaataagttgtatgaactatatatatactaaaaatcGGCTTGTGGATCAGTTGGCTTAATGAAATGATGATTCTAATGCTCCAAAATTGTTCTTTCATCCATGTTTATAGACATTGTGTTTGCTAGTACCACTTTACTTAATTTCCTGATCGAGTAAGGAATTGATCCTAATGTGCTTTACTATCCTGATGGAGCAAGGAATTGATTCTAATGTGTTGTTTCCTAGTTCTCTCATGTATATGTTCGCGTTATGAGTTGACAAAATGTTTTAAGATTGTAGCAGGCCATTAAGTAAAATGTAGAGAATGAATATAATTCATATCTAATGTATGTATTGTTGATTTGTAGTTCGATCATAGTATATCATGTATGTAAAGAACAAATATCATTCATATCTAAATTTACTGTTTTCTAAAAAGAATGTCACATAAAT
This genomic stretch from Castanea sativa cultivar Marrone di Chiusa Pesio chromosome 1, ASM4071231v1 harbors:
- the LOC142607549 gene encoding uncharacterized protein LOC142607549, with the protein product MLEQLLIFTRGGLILWTCKEFGNALKGSPIDTLIQSCLLEERSGAALYNYDGPQGAAYTLKWTFYNDLGLVFVAVYQRILHLLYVDELLAMVKHEFSEIYDPKRTAYSDFDETFRQLRKEAEARAEELKKSKQMSKPISNSKKQGQVQKSGFKGGSKKKSEGALVNDGGDGDRRKGSKLANGHSNGHHVDIVESKVNGADNGIENMSSDAGAFDVNKLLKLRAKGGKKTDTVVSKGSKIEPKKKITKKNRVWNDSPPPEKLDFTDSVGENGNHIDVVAADHGESMMDKEEIFSSESEDEEDEEVEKDSKPETKKKGWFSSMFQSIAGKANLEKSDLEPVLKALKDRLMTKNVAEEIAEKLCESVAASLEGKKLASFTRVTSTVQAAMEEALVRILTPRRSIDILRDVHAAKEQGKPYVVVFVGVNGVGKSTNLAKVAYWLLQHNVSVMMAACDTFRSGAVEQLRTHARRLQIPIFEKGYEKDPAVVAREAIQEATRNGSDVVLVDTAGRMQDNEPLMRALSKLINLNNPDLVLFVGEALVGNDAVDQLSKFNQKLADLSATPSSRLIDGILLTKFDTIDDKVGAALSMVYISGAPVMFVGCGQSYTDLKKLNVKSIVRTLLK